A single genomic interval of Longimicrobium sp. harbors:
- the bamA gene encoding outer membrane protein assembly factor BamA — MLFSPHGGRAALAALLAFAFCGAAAPRAARAQDSTAVQAAPAQTGLVVDSVEVRGNQRVPPATIRSTAGIQPGATLTAIQVQAAIRRLMATGSFASVDVLVRERGQGRGTVVVQVSERPYIAGVEFRGLESASGSQVRDSVKLVEGGPLEPQKVKDAERLVRDLLARKGIQLVSIDTSLVQVPGSEGSYRLVFNVREGNRLTLADVDFVGNQAFADEELAGAMKTRAEGFWWFRSGRFDREAFETDLRESLPRFYADRGYIDFQVLGDSLVVDPRTGKARLVVEVAEGPRYRLGEFTIQGASHFPADELEKLYTVQRRSVLGLPFGGQSQRAAGEVFDRGALDAAATQIHQLYRNEGYLYAQVEPVVERVPGQPGQEPTVNATIAISERQPFYVRRITFEGNSTTHEQVIRDRLWMVPGDVYNEDRLLQSYQAISGLGFFETPLPLPDIQPDADSGVVDIVFHVKEKQTGNINFGTVIGGGYAGRGGGVSGFLGYSQPNLFGQGKQANLRVEYGYGRSTFEASYTDPAIGGSRTSGGISLFRTGDRYVRARNGRRLRTGGSLQLGFPVPGWNRTRAFVGYSLSQTEYRAVDEEECAGSLNVFCLPNATASSLSLSVVRDTKNHPIFPTGGTRQSVSLEQTGGPLGGDGNFQKLLTEGEWWVQVGRLGAGPRPIRMAVGLNVRAGSVFGDVGLFPFERFFIGGVQVGQPLRGYGDYTVGPRGYDPNCVALTLDCLGDSFVTVSGTYAVRISDMISVHAFYDAGNVFNDVAEFDPTRLFRGAGVGAVLVTPFLGAIGVDAAYGFDRPDPGWEIHFKLGSGF, encoded by the coding sequence GTGCTGTTTTCCCCCCACGGAGGACGGGCCGCCCTGGCGGCCCTCCTCGCTTTCGCTTTCTGCGGCGCCGCCGCCCCCCGCGCCGCCCGCGCCCAGGACTCCACCGCCGTGCAGGCCGCCCCCGCCCAGACCGGGCTGGTGGTGGACTCGGTGGAGGTCCGCGGCAACCAGCGCGTCCCCCCCGCCACCATCCGCTCCACCGCCGGGATCCAGCCCGGCGCCACTCTCACCGCGATCCAGGTGCAGGCCGCCATCCGGCGCCTGATGGCCACCGGGAGCTTCGCCAGCGTGGACGTGCTGGTGCGCGAGCGCGGCCAGGGGCGCGGCACGGTGGTGGTGCAGGTGAGCGAGCGGCCCTACATCGCGGGCGTCGAGTTCCGCGGCCTGGAGAGCGCCAGCGGCTCGCAGGTGCGCGACTCGGTGAAGCTGGTGGAGGGGGGCCCCCTGGAGCCGCAGAAGGTGAAGGACGCCGAGCGGCTGGTGCGCGACCTCCTGGCCCGCAAGGGGATCCAGCTGGTCTCCATCGACACCTCGCTGGTGCAGGTGCCGGGGAGCGAGGGGAGCTACCGGCTGGTCTTCAACGTCCGCGAGGGGAACCGGCTCACGCTGGCCGACGTGGACTTCGTGGGGAACCAGGCGTTCGCCGACGAGGAGCTGGCGGGCGCCATGAAGACCAGGGCGGAGGGCTTCTGGTGGTTCCGCTCGGGGCGCTTCGACCGCGAGGCGTTCGAGACCGACCTGCGCGAGAGCCTGCCCCGGTTCTACGCCGACCGCGGCTACATCGACTTCCAGGTGCTGGGCGACTCGCTGGTGGTGGACCCCCGGACGGGGAAGGCGCGCCTGGTGGTGGAGGTGGCCGAGGGCCCGCGCTACCGGCTGGGCGAGTTCACCATCCAGGGCGCCAGCCACTTCCCCGCCGACGAGCTGGAGAAGCTCTACACGGTGCAGCGCCGCTCGGTGCTGGGCCTTCCCTTCGGCGGCCAGAGCCAGCGCGCGGCGGGCGAGGTGTTCGACAGGGGCGCGCTGGACGCGGCGGCCACGCAGATCCACCAGCTCTACCGCAACGAGGGCTACCTGTACGCGCAGGTGGAGCCGGTGGTGGAGCGCGTGCCGGGGCAGCCGGGGCAGGAGCCCACGGTCAACGCGACCATCGCCATCTCGGAGCGGCAGCCGTTCTACGTGCGCCGCATCACCTTCGAGGGGAACAGCACCACGCACGAGCAGGTGATCCGCGACCGGCTGTGGATGGTGCCGGGCGACGTGTACAACGAGGACCGCCTGCTGCAGAGCTACCAGGCCATCAGCGGGCTGGGCTTCTTCGAGACGCCGCTGCCGCTCCCCGACATCCAGCCCGACGCCGACTCGGGGGTGGTGGACATCGTCTTCCACGTGAAGGAGAAGCAGACGGGGAACATCAACTTCGGCACGGTGATCGGCGGCGGCTACGCGGGGCGCGGCGGCGGCGTGTCGGGGTTCCTGGGCTACTCGCAGCCCAACCTGTTCGGCCAGGGGAAGCAGGCCAACCTGCGCGTGGAGTACGGCTACGGCCGCAGCACCTTCGAGGCGAGCTACACCGACCCGGCGATCGGCGGCAGCCGCACCTCGGGCGGGATCTCGCTCTTCCGCACGGGCGACCGCTACGTGCGGGCCCGGAACGGCCGCCGGCTGCGCACGGGCGGCTCGCTGCAGCTGGGCTTCCCCGTGCCCGGGTGGAACCGCACGCGCGCGTTCGTGGGCTACTCGCTGTCGCAGACGGAGTACCGGGCGGTGGACGAGGAGGAGTGCGCGGGGTCGCTGAACGTGTTCTGCCTCCCGAACGCCACCGCCAGCTCGCTCTCGCTCTCGGTGGTGCGCGACACCAAGAACCACCCGATCTTCCCCACGGGGGGGACGCGGCAGTCGGTGTCGCTGGAGCAGACGGGCGGCCCGCTGGGCGGCGACGGCAACTTCCAGAAGCTGCTCACCGAGGGCGAGTGGTGGGTGCAGGTGGGGCGCCTGGGCGCGGGCCCGCGGCCGATCCGGATGGCGGTGGGGCTGAACGTGCGCGCGGGCTCGGTGTTCGGCGACGTGGGGCTCTTCCCCTTCGAGCGCTTCTTCATCGGCGGCGTGCAGGTGGGGCAGCCGCTGCGCGGCTACGGCGACTACACGGTGGGCCCGCGGGGCTACGACCCCAACTGCGTGGCGCTCACCCTGGACTGCCTGGGCGACAGCTTCGTGACCGTCTCCGGCACCTACGCGGTGCGCATCAGCGACATGATCTCGGTGCACGCGTTCTACGACGCGGGCAACGTGTTCAACGACGTGGCGGAGTTCGACCCCACGCGCCTGTTCCGGGGCGCGGGCGTGGGGGCGGTGCTGGTGACCCCGTTCCTGGGCGCCATCGGCGTCGACGCGGCGTACGGGTTCGACCGACCCGATCCGGGCTGGGAGATCCACTTCAAGCTCGGCAGCGGGTTCTGA
- a CDS encoding OmpH family outer membrane protein, with translation MKRFLSVGFAGAFVALALAAVPAAAQQQKVGFVNSQRILAETPGVQQAQQTLERERAGLAAPLETLEQQLQQGQQQFQQQQATLSEAARTQRQQQLQQQLQQYQQRAQAAEQQLQQRQQQLVQPVMRAINDAITAEMRAGGFSYIMDSSAQGIVVVDPALDITDRVLARLRTAAPAAPAPAPPPAPRP, from the coding sequence ATGAAGCGGTTCCTGTCGGTGGGCTTCGCGGGCGCGTTTGTAGCGCTCGCGCTGGCGGCGGTGCCGGCCGCGGCGCAGCAGCAGAAGGTGGGGTTCGTGAACTCGCAGCGCATCCTGGCCGAGACGCCGGGGGTGCAGCAGGCGCAGCAGACGCTGGAGCGCGAGCGCGCGGGGCTGGCGGCGCCGCTCGAAACGCTGGAGCAGCAGCTCCAGCAGGGGCAGCAGCAGTTCCAGCAGCAGCAGGCCACGCTGTCGGAGGCCGCGCGCACGCAGCGGCAGCAGCAGCTCCAGCAGCAGCTGCAGCAGTACCAGCAGCGCGCGCAGGCGGCCGAGCAGCAGCTGCAGCAGCGCCAGCAGCAGCTGGTGCAGCCGGTGATGCGGGCCATCAACGACGCCATCACGGCCGAGATGCGCGCGGGCGGGTTCTCGTACATCATGGATTCCTCGGCGCAGGGGATCGTGGTGGTGGACCCGGCGCTCGACATCACCGACCGGGTGCTGGCGCGGCTGCGCACCGCGGCTCCGGCGGCTCCGGCTCCGGCCCCGCCGCCGGCGCCGCGCCCGTAA